The genomic window CGTCACCAGCGTCAGCGAGACGACGATCTCCATCCAATGCGGCACGTAGACTTCCGGCGCGTCCCAGTTCAGGCAGATGATCACGACGTTGAAGCGGTTGAGCAAGATGCCCAGCACCGCAATGCCGCTCGCCCAACGTACCAGCGAAGCGCTTTCGCGGCGGACCGCCATCGTGTAAATCACCAGCGGCAACAGCACGCCGAAGCCCACTTCGAAGAGCTTCCACCAGCCCCAACCGGTGCCGAAAAGCATGCCCCAGTTATAGCCGCGCACCATCGAAAGCACCAGGAAGGCGAAGTAGGCGAACAGCAAAAACGCCGCCGCTTTGCCCAACCCGAGGGTGAGGCGGTCTTGCGTTGCGTGATCGGCTTTCTCGACGTGTTGGCCGAACACGCGGTGCGACAGCATCGACTCGAGCACCAGCATCGCCACGCCGCCGACCAGACACGAAACGAAGAAGAGCCACGGCAGCAGGTCGGTGTACCACAGCGGGTGCAGGCGCGTGGGCATCAGCAGGAACATCGCCCCCAACGCCGACTGGTGACCCATCACCAGCACGCTGCCTAAAATGACCAGCGCAATGTGTATCTTGCTCAGGAATTTGTGGATCCAGCGCAGGTTCAACCATTCCACCACCGCGGGTAGGAATTCGAAAAACTGGATCAACAGATACAGCGCCAAATGCTCGGCCACCAGGAAGAGCACCGACGCCGTACCTAGATAATAGAACGGCAGCGGCAGTGCCCAGTAGCGGCCCAAGTCCATCGCCAACCCGGCGATCGCGAAAAAGTAGCCGAGAAAACCGGTCAGAATCGCCGGGCGCACCATCGGCTGGTAATCCTTGCGGCCGAAGATGTAGACGCCCACGACCATCGCGAAACCGCCGGTGGCCACGGCGACGCCGAAGAACATGTCAAAGCCCAGCCACATGCCCCAGGGGTTGATGTCCGACAGGTTCGTCGTGGCGCCCAGGCCCTTGATGAAGCGCAGGGCGAAAACCGGTATGCCGACAGCCAGGATGGCGGCGGCGACCAGGTTCCACGGTGTGATCAGGCTGCGCACGTAATCCTTGACGGTCATGTCCAGCAGGATGTTTTTCTTGAACCAGGAGGATTTGCCTTTATCTATCGTCGTGCTCGCACTCATTGGCCGCCCTCCTGTTTCGCCTTGGCGGCCTTGGCGATCCCGCGGGTCATCACCCAGAAACCGGCCAGCAGCACGGGCAAGCCCATGTGCATCACCGGAATCGTCTTGAGGTAACCGTAGGTCAGTTTCGGCATGGCCGTGGTGCCCACATGCGTGTTGAAGCCGATTTTTTCAAAGGGCACCTTGGAGATGTACATCCAGCAGGTGCCGCCGACTTCCTTCTCGCCGTAGATGTGGTCGACGTAGCCCGAATCCTTGCGCCCGATGCGTTCGCGCGCGACTTTGATCAGGTAGTCGCGCCGTCCGAAAATCAGCGCGCCCGAGGGGCAAGCGTCGACGCAGCCGGGCACTTGCCCTTCGGTGAGTCGCGAGTAGCACATCGTGCACTTGCTGACCCGCGGCGTGAAGGCGTCGTGGTACTCGTACGTCGGGATGTAGAACGGGCACGCCTGTATGCAGTAGCGGCAGCCGATGCAGTGCCCGGCGTCGTACACCACCGCCCCTTCCGGGGTTTTGGTAAACGCCTTGGCCAGGCAGGCCGCGAAACACGCGGGTTCGTCGCAGTGCATGCACTGGGTTTTCACGAACGTCACCGCGCCGCCGGTTTCCTCTTTCCCATACCGATTGACCACGGTGTAGCGCGAGTAGTCGTTGCGTCGCCGGGCGTCGAATACGCTTTGGTCGTCGAAGGGTTTCTCCTGCTCCGGAAGATCGTTGACTTCGTTGCAGGCGGCCTCGCAACTGCGGCAACCGATGCACAAGCTGCTGTCGAACAATACGCCGAAGCGGTCGGGGTATCCCTCGAAGTCGTGCGCCGCGTCGGCTTTGCCCGGCACCCCGGCTGCGGCGGCTGCGCCTGCCGCGCCGGTTCCGACGGCCAGTTTAAGGAAGTTTCTGCGCGATATAGACATGATCTCTGGCTCCCTTGTCGACTCAGGGTTTCATTTTGGAATTACTTGGCTTCTTTCTTTTTGGCCGGCTGCTTTTTGGCGTGGCAGTCGGTGCAACCCATCGGTCCGCTGCCCATATCTTTGTGACAAGCCATGCACTGCTGATGGAATGCCGCTTTCAAGCCGGGCGATTTGTCGTCGCTCCGTACCCCGTTCTGCCCCTGGGCGGGTTTCAGAATTTTGCGGGATGAATGGCATTCGCTGCAGGCGGGATATTCACCGGCCGGGCTGTGGTGGTGGCACTCGGTACAATTCCCGGTGTACTCCACGTGGGCCTTGTGCGTGAACTCGGCGGGTCCGTACAGATTCTCCAGACCGTTAATTGATATTTCCTCCAGACCCATCTCAGTAAGGTCCGGAGGATTATCGGCCTTTTCGCCTTCGGCAACGGCTGCCACCCCGTAAAGGAGCAAGGCCGTTGCGAGAAGGAGGAGGATAACAACGGGCCGGCCACGGTTTGACGATCTCATGGCGCCTCCTCAACTTTCGAACAGTTGTTACTTAGTCAGGAAATACTCCTTGGCGATTTCATCCCAGGCTTTGACGTCGATCACTTTCGCCATGCCGCTGATCGGCGCACCGCCATCGGCCGCGACCGCGCCGAGTTGCTGGTTGGCGCGCGAAAACAGCGCGTCCACCGCGTGCTCGGTCCACGCCTTGGCCACAATACCCGACAACAGGTTCTTGAGATTGGTGGCCATGGACGGGGCCTCGATCTTCATCATCCAACCGGCGCCGAAGGGATCGTCCGCCGCGGCTTTCGCAGCCGTCTCGTTGATCGCCACGACCTTGCCGCTTACCGGCGCGAGCATTTCGACGGCTTTGCCATCGGCATACAGCGTCCAGGCGGGCTCACCCTGTTTGAGCTCTGTGCCGATCTCGGGCAGTTGCACACGATCAATCCGGCCGACCAATTTCGCCGCGAAGTCATCCATGCCGACCGTCGCCATCGCGCCCTCGGGCCGCGCCCAGGTATGGCCGGGATGGAAGGAAATATCCTCGGGTACCAGGATGCCTTTGACCTGCTCCAAAGCGCGGTCGAAAACCGACGCGCGGGCCACCGCGATTTGCGGCTGCGGTTTGTGGAGCACGCGGTAGAAAACCGCGAAGGCCGCCATGAACAAGAAAGCGACGCCGTATTCGAGGATCTTGGAGTCGCGGACAAAATCTACGAAGGTATGAAATTCAGTCATCGTTCTGCCCTCTTCGTACCTGTGTCGGTCACTTCGAACCGAACAGTTTCTTGGCAATCGCTTCCCACTTGTCGTCGTCAAGCTGGCTGGCCGCGCCGTTGATCATCTGCGCGCCGTCGCCATAAGCCATGCCCAGTTCAGGGAAGCTTTCCTGTACCAAGCGGGCTTTTTGCATGTCGATCCACTTGAGAAAGCGCGACGGAGTGTACAGATCAGGTACTTCGCTCGCAAGGGCTTCCGGCAAAATTTTCACGACCCACCCTTGGTAGGGCGCGTCGGCCAGCATGCCGGGGTTTTCCAGCAACTCGTGATTGACTTCAATCACCCGCCCGCTGATCGGTGCCATCTGCGTCAGGCTGCGCTCGCCGAAGTGAATCGTCCAGGCGCGCTGTCCCTTCTCGACCTTGGCGCCGACTTCCGGCACGTCGATCTTCGTGATTGCGCCCACGAAGCGATTCGTGAAATCGTCCAGCCCCACCTCGACCACGGCCCGCAACACGCGCACCCAAGTGTGTCCCTGGTGGAACAACAGATTCTGTTGCTCTTCGACCTTTGGGGCGAGGTACTGATCGATCGCCTCGTTCTTCGCAAGCTCCTTCGCTTTCCTTTCCGCCAACCTTTTGATGACCAATGCGTCCACCGCAATGGCCACCAGGAATGTGGCGAAGATCAGTGCGAATACCATGGCTAGTCCTCCTTATTTTTTCTGCGCGTGTTCATCACATAACTTCTGGTCAAAAGCGCCGCCGAGAATCATTCCCGCCGCTACCGTTACGAAAACCAGGATGGCAACCATTTTTAGCCTCCTTCACTGCGTCGTTCTGCCCCTCTGTAGTACAATGACCGTGCCAAAAAATGCGTTTCTCGAGTTCGCGGGAGAATTACATCAACAAATACAACCTTTTCAATGGCTTACACTGAATGGCCATTCACCCGGGTTTGTTGTATTTTTCTACACACAAAACTCGCTGTGTGTAGAATTTCAACACACTTTCAGAAAGCCCGCCGAAATCAGGTCGTAAGGCACTGTATTCGCTATGCTTTTCCCCATGTGATGAATTTATCAACACACTGTTGAAGTATTCTACACAAAAACCGGGTTTCTTGAGCGGTTCGGTAAACGAGAACTTCGAGCCGGAAAACGAGTGCTTTCGGCCTCAAATCGACAAATTCATCCTTTAATTAAAGGAAGGCACTTTTCCGATAACTCTTTGGCCGTTTCTTCGGTTGTGGCACGATTCGGCTGCCGGTGTTCGGCATTTGGCGCAAATTGCCCTACTTTCGAGGCTGTTTTTCGACTTTTTGGCGCAGTATCCGCAGTTTATGCAGTTACTCGGCGTCGGTTTTGTCTGGATCAGCCTACATTGCGCCGAAATGTGCGGCCCCATCGTGCTCGGCCTCGACCTCGGCGACAGCATGGCTTACCGCGAGTGGGATTCCCTTCGTAAAATCGATAAGTTCCGCCATTCAGCCAAGCATATTACCGCCTACCAAGTCGGGCGCTCGATCACCTACGCGATCATCGGCACGGCGGGCGGCACGGCGGTGCTCGTCTTGGCCGGGCGGGGTTTCGATTTTCGGCGCGAGGTCGGCCTGGCTGAGCGCGGGCTGGTCGTCGGGTGTTTGCGGGATGATCCCGCAGGCCTGCATTTGCTTGAAGATGTCGTCCTGGCGGAATGCTTCGGGGTCGCCGTCGCCGACGACTTCCACGAGCATGGCGTGGACGGGCCGGCACCCCGGGCAGCAGAATTCGCCCTCCCCCCGCACCGGCAACCCGCACAGCTTGCAGGGGCGAGCTGTCCTAGGTTCTGTAAGATCGCCTATGAATCATGAGTATCGTTTTCTTCTTCAATGCGGGCAAGCGGATATATTCCTAACAGGCGTCCAGACTTAGCATCGAGTAAGAGTCGCTACTCATCAAACTGGTTGCGATATGCCGCCTCGAATAGTTCGCGCAACAAGTCCCGGTTTTTTCGGGCGGCGTCTGTTGAAAGCTGAAAGGAGAGCCGCGGTTTTGCTTTCGCGCTCTCCAATACGGGGATGTTCTCGTCTTCAAGCCGGGATTTCCATGCTGCTTTATCTACGAGCCTTACTTCGACGCGCGCAAATGCCTTTTTCGCACGGAAAAGGACGAAAATCACGCTGCGCCCACCGATTGTCAAACCGATGTAATATTTGTTGAACTTGATTTGAATGTCCGCATCGATTTCTCGAAGTATGTCGAAACATTCATCAACGATCTTCAACGATTTCTTTGATCCTTTGTCCTCCCAATACTTTCGGTCGACTTGTTGACCTCCATTGTCATCGTCTTCGTCGTCACCCAATACGATCTCGTCCAAGACCTTCGTAAAACCCAACGTAATGTTGTCGCCAATCTGTAATGCGTTCACTTGAAGTGCAATCAACGGAATATGGCTATTGATAATATTGATGACGTTTAAGAACCGGGAGGTGATTTCCTCTGCCACTAGGACGGCGCAATGATCGAATTGAGGATAACGTTTTCTTTCGATATCCCAGTATTCGATGGTCCTAATGATATGGCT from Candidatus Lernaella stagnicola includes these protein-coding regions:
- a CDS encoding 4Fe-4S dicluster domain-containing protein; this encodes MSISRRNFLKLAVGTGAAGAAAAAGVPGKADAAHDFEGYPDRFGVLFDSSLCIGCRSCEAACNEVNDLPEQEKPFDDQSVFDARRRNDYSRYTVVNRYGKEETGGAVTFVKTQCMHCDEPACFAACLAKAFTKTPEGAVVYDAGHCIGCRYCIQACPFYIPTYEYHDAFTPRVSKCTMCYSRLTEGQVPGCVDACPSGALIFGRRDYLIKVARERIGRKDSGYVDHIYGEKEVGGTCWMYISKVPFEKIGFNTHVGTTAMPKLTYGYLKTIPVMHMGLPVLLAGFWVMTRGIAKAAKAKQEGGQ
- a CDS encoding cytochrome c3 family protein, whose amino-acid sequence is MRSSNRGRPVVILLLLATALLLYGVAAVAEGEKADNPPDLTEMGLEEISINGLENLYGPAEFTHKAHVEYTGNCTECHHHSPAGEYPACSECHSSRKILKPAQGQNGVRSDDKSPGLKAAFHQQCMACHKDMGSGPMGCTDCHAKKQPAKKKEAK
- a CDS encoding glycine cleavage system protein H, whose protein sequence is MTEFHTFVDFVRDSKILEYGVAFLFMAAFAVFYRVLHKPQPQIAVARASVFDRALEQVKGILVPEDISFHPGHTWARPEGAMATVGMDDFAAKLVGRIDRVQLPEIGTELKQGEPAWTLYADGKAVEMLAPVSGKVVAINETAAKAAADDPFGAGWMMKIEAPSMATNLKNLLSGIVAKAWTEHAVDALFSRANQQLGAVAADGGAPISGMAKVIDVKAWDEIAKEYFLTK
- a CDS encoding glycine cleavage system protein H, which gives rise to MVFALIFATFLVAIAVDALVIKRLAERKAKELAKNEAIDQYLAPKVEEQQNLLFHQGHTWVRVLRAVVEVGLDDFTNRFVGAITKIDVPEVGAKVEKGQRAWTIHFGERSLTQMAPISGRVIEVNHELLENPGMLADAPYQGWVVKILPEALASEVPDLYTPSRFLKWIDMQKARLVQESFPELGMAYGDGAQMINGAASQLDDDKWEAIAKKLFGSK
- a CDS encoding sulfite exporter TauE/SafE family protein, whose translation is MAQIALLSRLFFDFLAQYPQFMQLLGVGFVWISLHCAEMCGPIVLGLDLGDSMAYREWDSLRKIDKFRHSAKHITAYQVGRSITYAIIGTAGGTAVLVLAGRGFDFRREVGLAERGLVVGCLRDDPAGLHLLEDVVLAECFGVAVADDFHEHGVDGPAPRAAEFALPPHRQPAQLAGASCPRFCKIAYES